A stretch of DNA from Elusimicrobiota bacterium:
CAGATTCTGCTCCCAATCCACCCAACCTCCTTGCGGTGACAGAATCCGCCCCCCCACCTCTGCCCCCCCCGCCACCCCCCCGACCCACTAAAACGATTTCGCTGGACTTGCGTGAGATGGATGTGGTGGAGGTTCTGAAAATCCTGTCCCGGCAAAGTGGAATGAACATTGTTGTGGGGCGTAATGTGATGGGCCGAGTGACGGTCTTTCTAAAAGATGTGGATTTGTGGGATGCCTTGCAAACTATTTTAGAAACCCGCGATTTGGCCTACGTTGAAAAGGGAGGTCTCATTACCATCCTTACAGCCCAGGACTATGAAAAGGTTTATGGCCAAGCTTTTGGGTCAAAAACAGAGACCCGGGTGTTTCCCTTTAAAAGCATTGAGGCGGCCCGGGCGAAAGTTCTCCTGGAACCGTTTCGCAGCAAAGTGGGGAGCATCGCCATAAACGAAGGAACAAACACGCTTCACGTGGAGGACACTTCCGAGGTTTTAATAAAAATGGAACAGATGATTGCGGGATTTGATGTCCCCATGCAAACACGTGTTTTCACCATTAACCACGGGTCCGTGGAGGAGATGATGCCCAAGGTAAGCCCGATGGTGAGTCGGGACTACGGAAACATTCAGGCGGATAAACGATCCAACTCCATTGTTGTCACTGACAACCCCGCGCGCCTCCTGGAAATCGCTCACTTGATTGAATCTTTTGATGTTCGAGATCGGGCGGTTTTAATTGAGGCCAAAATCGTCCAAATTATTCTAAACGACGATTATCAGTGGGGGATCAATTGGCAATACGTCTTTAATCGGGTCGCCGGCAACGCCTTGAGGTCACCCATCATTGGTTCCGTGACACAAAATCTTCTTACGGTGCCTCTCACGGACCTGACCCCCGATATCAACGGTCAAGTGAAAGCCAAGGGGGTCACGGGAAATGTGAACATTACAAAACTGCCCCATGGGGCAAGTTTTTCCTCCATCATTAATTTTTTGGACACCATGGGAAAAACGAAGATGCTTTCTTCTCCTCGGATCATGGCGCTCAATAATCGGGAAGCCAAAATTCACGTGGGAACGAACGAACCGATTCTGACTCGAAATATTGTCAACGCGGGGAGTTCGACCATTCAGCCGATAGTGACAGAGGATGTCAAGTTTGAACCGGTGGGGGTATCGTTGGCGGTAACGCCTTCGATCGGGTCCGATGGTTTTTTAACCATGAAAATCCGGCCGGAGGTCAGTTCGGTTCAGTCCGTCATTACAACGGAAAACGGGAGTTCCATTCCCATCGTGAGGACGTCCGAAGTGGAAACCCATGTTTTAGTGAAAGACGGGGTGACGGTTGTGATCGGTGGGTTGATTGAAGACCAGCAAATAGTGACGGATACCCATGTGCCCATTTTAGGGAAGATTCCTCTCCTTGGGATGGCGTTTCGCAATCGGAGCCGGACCACTGTCAAAACGGAACTCTTTGTATTCCTGACACCCCGGATCGTTACGGGGGACGTGGATGCACCGGAATCGGAAGTTTATTTGCCTCCCTACGAAAAAGTCTTAGAAAAGAAACCGCGTCGGCGTGGTTTCTTCTACCGAATTTTTCATCGGAAACCCCGTGGACATTAATCGTCTGGGCGCCATTCTGTTGGAAGAAGGGGTGATCGATGCGCCCACTTTGGAAGAAGGTTTGGCGGAACATCGAGCCGGACGATCCTTTCAGGAGTTCCTCATGGGCAAGGGTGTGGTAACGGAAGACATCCTCCTGGATATGTTGGTGCGTCACGCGGGGATCACCCGAATCCATTTATCCGACGAATCCATTGATCCCCAGGTCTTGCGCCTGGTGAGCGCCCGAGTGGCCAATCACTATAAGCTCATGCCCCTTGGGCTGGAGGGAGAAAGGCTGCGGGTGGCTTTTTCCTTTCCCCCTGATGTCGTCCGACGTGACGAACTTCGCATGGTTTTACGACGGGAGGTCTCTCCCGTGCTGGCCGGAGAAGGCGAGATCGCCAAAGCCGTTAAAGAGCATTATGGGTTTGGGGCCGAAACTGTTGAACGATTAGTTGAATCGGACGCGGACAAAAGAATCGAACCTCAGGTTCGGCTCAACGATTTGGACGAAAACCAAGATGCTTCCGTGATCCGGGTGGTGAACCAGATTTTATTGGAAGCCTACGAAAACCGTGCCACAGACATCCACCTGGAACCTTACGAAGACGAGCTACGCGTTCGTTACCGGGTCGATGGAATCCTTTACGATGCCAAGATTGCGGATTCATTGAAACGGTTTCAATCCGCACTGATCTCCCGGGTCAAAATCATGGCGGATCTTTCCATTGCGGAAAAAAGGTTGCCTCAGGACGGGCGCATCAAAGTTCGCGTGGGTGGGCAGGATATGGACCTTCGTGTGTCGACTTTGCCCACACCCTTTGGGGAAAGTGTGGGAATTCGTCTTTTAACGAGCCGGCAATTCTTGGACCTTCGTCATTTAGGTTTTGATTCGGAACATTTGGGAGTTTTGGAAGAATATTTAGAAAAACCCCACGGTATTATTTTGCTTACCGGACCCACCGGTAGCGGGAAAACCACAACCCTTTACGCTTTCTTGAACCGGATTAATGCTCCCCAGCGTAAAATCATCACTATTGAGGACCCCATTGAGTACCAGATGAAAGGAATTACCCAGGTTCAGGTTCAGCCTTCCATCGGACTCACGTTCGCCCAGGGGCTTCGTTCGATGCTTCGCCATGATCCGGACGTGATGATGGTGGGGGAGGTTCGGGATTTGGAAACCGCCGAAATCGCCATCCGAGTGGCGCTGACGGGGCATCTGGTTTTTTCCACGTTGCACACCAATGATGCCCCTGGAGCGGTGGCTCGACTGGAAGATATTGGCGTGGAGCGTTATTTGATTTCCTCTTCCATCGTTTGTGTGATTGCCCAGCGACTGGTTCGGGTCCTTTGCCCTGCCTGTCGGAAATCCTTCCCCGCCACTTTGGACCATATGAAAAAGTTCGGAATTGAGGGCCCTCCCCCGACTATTTATAAATCCGTTGGATGTTCGATCTGTAAATCCACGGGTTTTCAGGGCCGAACGGTCATTTACGAGATTTTACCCATTACCGATGAAATTAGAGCCCTGGTGGTGGAACGGATTCCATCTCACCTCATTCGGGACCGGGCAATCGAACGAGGAATGCGCACGCTTCGGCAATCGGGATGGAAAAAAATCCTCCAAGGGATAACAACCACGGAAGAGGTTCTCCGCGCCACACTGGAAGAAGGGCAATGAGGGGGCGTGATCCTTTGAGTGTATACGGGGGGAATCCATAGTGCTTTTTCGTTATCGCGCTAAAAGTGCCCCTGGTCAGGCGGTGGAGGGTGTTCTCGAAGCCGAGAACCGATTGGCCGCACTTGGAAAGCTTTCGGACATGGGCTATTTCCCCTTAGACGTGGAGGAAGCTGTAGGAGGTGCGGTTCCGTTTCGGGGGAAAGTGTCTTCAAAGGATCGGGCCCTTTTTACGCGTCAGCTGGCCGATTTACTGGATGCCGGTCTCCCCTTATTGAAAGGGCTCCGGGTCGCTGCAGAACAAACATCAAATCCGAAGTTGTCCGCAGTTTTGGGAGAGGTGAGCGATCGTGTGGAGGGGGGGAGCTCCTTAGCGGAGGCGTTACGCACCCATGGTGAAATTTTCCCCCCGGTCTACGTGGGCCTGGTCCGAGCGGGTGAAGTGGGTGCTTTTTTAGGGACGGCGTTGGAACGGTTGGCTGATTTGGAGGAGCGGCAAGACGATTTGCGTGCGCGAATTCGGACTTCATTGGCCTATCCGGGATTAATCCTTTTCACGGGGGCCG
This window harbors:
- a CDS encoding type II secretion system protein GspD; this translates as MRRLLLIGTFIMGGVLVWAGLSKEDWASLTLSRGFVPGETVSIAQWNEILDKLKLTPAIESSNSNRSPVDEAWASVAQKYNFEDKPTYSHEEWTVLLGAVESDTPLPQSPVLNTTVTSSTDTVLSSGVAPAILPAIVAAPLGEAPSSPPDSAPNPPNLLAVTESAPPPLPPPPPPRPTKTISLDLREMDVVEVLKILSRQSGMNIVVGRNVMGRVTVFLKDVDLWDALQTILETRDLAYVEKGGLITILTAQDYEKVYGQAFGSKTETRVFPFKSIEAARAKVLLEPFRSKVGSIAINEGTNTLHVEDTSEVLIKMEQMIAGFDVPMQTRVFTINHGSVEEMMPKVSPMVSRDYGNIQADKRSNSIVVTDNPARLLEIAHLIESFDVRDRAVLIEAKIVQIILNDDYQWGINWQYVFNRVAGNALRSPIIGSVTQNLLTVPLTDLTPDINGQVKAKGVTGNVNITKLPHGASFSSIINFLDTMGKTKMLSSPRIMALNNREAKIHVGTNEPILTRNIVNAGSSTIQPIVTEDVKFEPVGVSLAVTPSIGSDGFLTMKIRPEVSSVQSVITTENGSSIPIVRTSEVETHVLVKDGVTVVIGGLIEDQQIVTDTHVPILGKIPLLGMAFRNRSRTTVKTELFVFLTPRIVTGDVDAPESEVYLPPYEKVLEKKPRRRGFFYRIFHRKPRGH
- the tadA gene encoding Flp pilus assembly complex ATPase component TadA → MDINRLGAILLEEGVIDAPTLEEGLAEHRAGRSFQEFLMGKGVVTEDILLDMLVRHAGITRIHLSDESIDPQVLRLVSARVANHYKLMPLGLEGERLRVAFSFPPDVVRRDELRMVLRREVSPVLAGEGEIAKAVKEHYGFGAETVERLVESDADKRIEPQVRLNDLDENQDASVIRVVNQILLEAYENRATDIHLEPYEDELRVRYRVDGILYDAKIADSLKRFQSALISRVKIMADLSIAEKRLPQDGRIKVRVGGQDMDLRVSTLPTPFGESVGIRLLTSRQFLDLRHLGFDSEHLGVLEEYLEKPHGIILLTGPTGSGKTTTLYAFLNRINAPQRKIITIEDPIEYQMKGITQVQVQPSIGLTFAQGLRSMLRHDPDVMMVGEVRDLETAEIAIRVALTGHLVFSTLHTNDAPGAVARLEDIGVERYLISSSIVCVIAQRLVRVLCPACRKSFPATLDHMKKFGIEGPPPTIYKSVGCSICKSTGFQGRTVIYEILPITDEIRALVVERIPSHLIRDRAIERGMRTLRQSGWKKILQGITTTEEVLRATLEEGQ